The nucleotide sequence tccggtaccgcctaccatgcggtagtagagggaacagtctatgattggggtggctggggtctttgacagttaagggccttcctttgacactgcctggtgtagaagtcctgtatggcaggcagccactgttgtgtcgtctgcaaacttaaggatggtgttggagtcgtgcttggccatgcagtcttgggtgaacagggggtacaggaggggactgagcacgctccCCTGGGGACctccagtattgaggatcagcgtggcagatgtgttgctgcctaccctcaccatctgggtgcggcccgtcaggaagtccaggatccagttgcagagagaggtgtttcgtcccaggatccttagcttagtgattagcTTTGAGGCTACTATGATGTTGAACTCTAACTTCGCTGTTGAAATAAATCCATATGATTTGCTATACCTTGCAGACAGTAGTGCTAATCAGTTTTCCTTTTATCGCCAGGTTAGCACCAAAGAAGTAATCAAGTTCCAGATGGTAGGTACTGACAGTGGTATGGTTTTTGTAACAAATGCATCACTGGAGCACTGAATGCACATTATCTTGTTTGACTAGATCTATGTAATGCTAAAAATGATTTAGCAAATAATTTAAACTCGTTCCTCTTGACAAACTCCtcttgtctgctctctctcttttcaactTGTCAGGCATACTCTAACCTCCTGAGAGCACATATGGACGGCCTTAAGAAGAAAGACAAGAAAAGCAAAAGCAAGAAAACCAAAGCCACCCAATGAGCAACAGACTCTTTCATAGCATACTGGCGGAACCCAGACTTGCCTGTACCACCTCGAAACACTCTTAACTATCATCTCAACACCCATCCTTCCTGCTGCTGGCTGCGGCCCACAATCTTCCACCTGGGGACTGCTTTGACATCATGCCATTGTTTACACAGCAGTGTCTCCTCCCTGGCCAGTGAATGGTATCGGTCTATAGGGATGAAGGGAGAGCTGAGGAGTTTAACACTCAGAGGATACTATAAGTGAGCTGCCTTTTTAGaccaacccccacccccacccccatgtCAACATCTCTGGCCTGGATCCAAGTTACACAGAGAGCTGCATCGTTTATGTAGTCACGGAAAGGATGGAGCGTGTTGATAAAATGCCTTTCAAATCGTTTTAATTTTAACTACCTATTTAGTCAGTTCGGTTTGCATGCATCAATTTGATTACATGTTCACTAAAGTTCTGATTTACTTTCCAACCGGACCTTGTCTTAACCATTTATGGATAGATGATTAAATGTGTAACTATATACTAACTACGAGTGAAGCTGCCACATGCATTTGTTAGGGTTGGGGCTGAATGTTTCTTTTGCCATTCGGAAAATGTTAGATTATTATAGTTTATGGTGGAAAGTGAGATAcagaattgtttttgtttttacttaAGAAGAAATTATTAAATGGGTGAGTTCCTTATTGGTCCAATTAGTTCTTCGTCACTCATGTGTCCACTTAATGAAGGTGGTAAATTCATAGTTGTAAGCTAAGCTGTAAAGCGAGGATCCAAAAGTTAGCTGACACATTGTAAGGCCTCTATTGTACTGTTGTATTATCAATTCAAATGCAGAAAAGCTGCAGCCTCTTAATTTGTAGGATGTAATTGCCATGTGATGGAAGATTGAGTGAAGGGAAAATTATTTAGAAACTTGTGAATAATATAGTATATTTACTGGTGGCTGAAAGGCATATTTGATTTATGGATACAGAGAGAACCTTGTACTTGATAAATTTAGTTTTTAATCAACAGGCTTGGTTTTCCTTACTGGGTGTAAACCTAACCATGATAATTATCGTTAAGGATTATAATTACTTTCCAGTGAATGACACACAGCTGCAGCTTTTAACACATGTCAGATGAATGATGTCATGTCATTGTTTATCACAATGTCATTGATGAGGAATACAAATTGTTACTGTAAAATGAGAAAGTGCTTTGTTGGAATAAATATCAATCTGGCAGCGATTTGTTGAAATAAGGAATACGCCGTTTAACTTTACATTGTAGGCTGATAACAcgagctacagttgaagttggaagtttacatacaccttggccaaatacatttaaactcattttttcacagttcctggcatttaatcctagtaaaaattccctgtcttaggtcagttaggatgatgactttattttaagaatgtgaaatgtcagaataatagtagagtgatttatttcagcttttatttctttcatgacattcccagtgggtcagaagtttacaattcgtatttggtaacattgcctttaacttcttatggctggggagCAGTATTGAATAGCTTGAATGAATAAGTTGCCCATactaaacggcctgctcctcagtcttgttaatatatgcatattattattagtattggataggaaacactaaagtttccaaaactgtcaaaatattgtctgtgggtataacagaactgatattgcaggtgaaactcTGATGAAAATCTAACCAGGAATTAGCTTCTAGTTTGAAAACTCCATGctccatagcctgcctttgctccattatcaaccagattccttttcctatcgcttcctcaaggtgtcaacggtctttagacatagtttcaggcttttattttgaaaaatgagcgagaaagatatcGTCATTGTATGGCCGGGTGCCAGCTGCGTTTTGTATGCGTaacagagtttgggcagccattgcctttccctctcTGACTGAAAAAGACAGTTGTGATTGATATATTAtctattatatattttaaaaacaacgttcaacatgtttctgtggacattacggatactatttggaatttgtctgcgttgtcgtgaccgctctttcctgtggatttctgaacataacgcaccaaacaaactgaggtattttggatataaaaataatctttatggagcaaaaggaacatttattgtgtaactgggagtctcgtgagtgaaaacatccgaagatcatcaaaggtaaacgattaatttgattgcttttcagattttcgtgaccaagctaatTGATGctaggtgtacataatgttttgtcgagcgatcgataaacttacacaaatgcttggattgctttcgctgtaaagcatattttcaaaatctgacaagacaggtagattaacaaaaggctaagctgtgttttgctatattgcacttgtgatttcatgaatatacatatttttagtaatattatttgaatgtggcgctatgcaattcagcggttgttgatgacaattatcccgttaGCGGGAgggcagccataaaaagttaaattgtttaacttgggtcaaacgtttcaggtagccttccacaagcttcccacaataagttgggtgaattttgtcccattcctcctggcgcagctggtgtaactgagttaggtttgtaggcctccttgctcgcacacactttttcagttctgcacacaaattttctatagaattgagatcagggctttgtaatggcaactccagtaccttgactttgttatcctgaAGCCATTTTActataactttggaagtatgcttgggttcattgttcatttggaagacccatttgcaaccaagctttaacttcctgactgatgttgcttcaatatatccacataattttcctccctcatgatgccatctattttgtgaagtgcaccagtccctccttcagcaaagcactcccacaacatgatgctgccaccatcgtgcatcatggttgggatggtgttctttggctcgcaagcctccccctttttcctccaaacataaagatggtcattatggccaaacagttctagttttgtttcatcagaccagaggacagttctccaaaaagtacgatctttgtctccatgtgtagttttaaatcgtagtctggctttttttatggcggttttggagcagtgacttcttccttgctgagcggcctttcaggttatgtcgatataggactcgttttactgtggatatagatactttgtaccggtttcctccagcatcttcacaaggtcctttgctggtgttctgggattgatttgcacttttcgcaccaaagtacgttcatctctaggagacagaacgcatctcctgcctgagcggtatgacggctgagtggtcccatggtgtgtatacttgcgtactattgtttgtacagatgaacatggtacctttaggcgttggaccagacttgtggaggtctacaattttccaagctgtttcaaggcacagtcaacttagtgtatgtaaacttctgacccactggaattgtgatacagtgaaatataagtgaaataatctgtaaactattgttggaaaaattacttgtcatgcacaaagtagatgtcctaaccgacttgccaaaactctagtttgttaacaaggaatttgtggagtggttgaaaaactattccaacctaagtgtatataaacttccaacttcaactgtatgtagaaAATGAATACTGTAAGCgataaatacactatatacacagctAAAAGCCACGTGCCACATTTTTGTGCTATGCTCAACAGTCTCTGGGTGGAGGCCAGCCATAACCAGGCCTCTCATCTGGGTGTGTTCCTCTTCTCTGGCCTTTCCTTGCAGGATGCTGCCTCATGGTGATGTCTGCTTGTCTCCTCCTGGTAGCCCTGCTTCATAAGCCTGCTCAGGTACAGGAACAGGGTCTGGTTCACAAACACACAAGGAATTATGAGGATACCTGTAATAATGTAGAATTCGAATCAAGGTGTCTGAATGCAGGGTTCCCCCAACTGGTGAGTTtattaattttggaaatctgttccaaagtattcccaccctttgacttttcccatattttgttgtgttacagcctgattttaaaaatggattaaattgagatgtttttGTCAATGACCTACAATATCCCATaattgaaaagctgaaatgtcttaagtcaataagtattccatCCCTTTGATATGGCAAGTTCAGGAGTATAAATGTGTTTAATTAACAAGgcacaagttgcatggactgaCTGTgtgcaaaaaaagtgtttaaaaatattttttaatgactacctcatcgttgtaccccacacatataattatctgtaaggtccctcagtcgagcactgGATttgaaccacaaagaccagggacgttttccaatgccttgcaaagaagggaagCCTATTggcagatgggtaaaaaaaaaagatggtggagttattaattatactttggctgttgtatcaatacacccagtcactacaaagatacaggtgtccttcctaactcagtttctagagaggaaggaaacagctcagggattttaccatcAGGCTAATGGTGACGTTAAAACAGTTAGTTTAATTGCTGTGATAGAAAAACTGGATGGattctccacaatactaacctaattgacagagtgaaaagaacgatacctgtacagaataaaatattccaaaacatgcatcctgttctCCACAAGGccctaaagtaatactgcaaaaaatgtggctaAGCAATTCACTTTGTGGCCTGACtacaaagtgttatatttggggcaaatccaatacattactctccatattttcaaacatagtggtggctgcatcgtgctatgggtatgcttgtaatcgttaaggactggaagtttttcaggataaaaataaacaatggaactaagcacaggcaaaatcctaaaggaaaaccgggttcagtctgctttccaccagacactgggagatggattcccctttcagcaagacaataacctaaaatacaaggccaaatctacacttgaGTTGCCTACCAAGAagactgaatgttcctgagtggccgagttacagttttgactcaaatctatggcaagatctgaaaatggttgtgtagcaatgatcaacaaccaatttgatgGAGTTTGAAGaaatttgaaaagaataatggcaAATGTTGCGCCATCCAGGTGTGGAAAATTCTTAtatacttacccagaaagactcaccgctgtaatcattgccataggtgcttctacaaagtattgacacgggtgtgaatacttaagtaaattcgatatttctgtatttatctaaaaacacgttttcactttgtcattatggggtattgtgtgtttgtgtgtgtttatttattttatccatttagaatttaggctgtaacacaacaaaatgtgaaataagtcaaagggtatgaatacagTGCCCTCCACTAATATTGGCACCCTTTGTAAATGTGAGCAAAACAGgctgtaaaaaaaacattttggttaTCCTCTTGGTCTTTCATTCAAAATATTCACAGAAATCAAACGTTCAATTAAAGTAAAATAATTGAAAGAAATTAATTTCTAaccataaaacaaatatttttctcAAACATATGTGTGccacaattattggcaccccttCATTCAATACTTAGTGAAACctccctttgccaagataacagCTCTGAGTCATCTCCTAAAATGGGTAATGAGGTTGGAGAACACAGGGCAAGGGATCTGAGACCATTCCTCCATCCAGAatctctccagatccttcagagtCGAGGTCCAAGCTCGTGAACTCTCCTCTTCAGCTCATCCCACATGTTTTCTATGGGGTTTAGGTCaggggactgggatggccatgGCAAAACCTTGATTCTGTGGTCAGTGAACCATTTTTGTGTTGATTTTGAGGTGTGCTTTGGTTCATTGTTCTGCTGGAAGATCCAATCAAGGCCCAGTTTAAGCTTCCTAGAAGAGGCAGTCAGGTTTTGATTTAATATCTGCTGATACTTGGAGTCCATGATACCATGTATCCTAACAAGTTGTCCAGGGCCTTTggaagaaaaacagccccacaacATCAAAgaaccaccaccatacttcacagtGGGGATGAGGTACTTTTCTGCATGGATATCTTTCTGTCTATGCCAAACCCACCTTTGGTGTTTGtttccaaaaagctctattttggactcatctgaccatagaacccggtccCATTGAAAGTTCCAGTAATGTTTGGCAAACTAGGCGCTTGAGTTTGTTGTTTGACAGCAAAGGATTTTTTATGGCAACCCTCCCAAACAACTTGTGGTTACGTAGGTGGTGTCTGATCGTAGTTTTGGAGACTTTATGAACCGAAGACCCAACTAACGCCTGCAATTCTCCAGCTGTGATCCTTGGAGATTTTTTTTGGGCCACTCTAACCATCCTCCACTGTGCGTGGGGTCAAAGTCCgaaggtctgtggtaaacacaggcttatGGAGATCTTGTACATGTTGTTCTATGAGATCATCTTCATTAGCTAACGTCccttttgtgggaagcttgtggaaggctaccctttgattttttttaaaaagCATTTATGTATTCAAAACAAGCACATAgtcttcataattcataaaggtcatgttaactgactgatattatcttaTAGATcaaaacgtataagatctcctgtgttaacctcagaccttatttttggCGTTTATCCCTAAACCCCATTCTTACCCATTAATTTACCCCATAGGAATGGCTGAACGAACCTGAGGTAACTCATTTACCCCATAGGAATGGCTGAACGAACCTGAGGTAACTCATTTACCCCATAGGAATGGCTGAACGAACCTGAGGTAACTCATTTACCCCATAGGAATGGCTGAACGAACCTGAGGTAACTCAAGGTTGGAGTTAATGGTAGTTCTCCATGAATCCACTAGAGTCAAGTACAGACAGTTTCAAtggaacatttatgataaaataCAGATCTTCATTCACtcatttcattttattttatttataataGCCAGGCTAGTTCACTCGGTAAAATTATCCATTGTTTTCATGGAGTCATGTAACCCATAAAACTAATTAGAAAACTAGAATTAGAAAACACAGTGACTATCGAAAAAACAACATTATTCACATCATGCACAGTAGCACGCACAGCGCAGTTTTTCATTGTACTGAAATGTATATTTTACTTAAGAGTGTATGATAAAATACTTTGTTAGTTATGTAAAGCAGGGTTACATGATGTGACAGAACCATGCACTGGTTCCATAATATGGTCATTTCTGGTTAATTGAAATTTTCATGTCAGTCAACCTATCTCATCCACTGGTGATAATCTCCATCTTGACATGAATCATTGGATGTGAATAACTCTGGCACAGCAGAAAGCCAAGGGACCTCTTGGACAATAATTGGTTACACACTTGATTATACCAATTCAACGCATTCTGCTGGATATTTATACTGGGTGAATTCCTAGAAGAGCATGTGATTGACACCCACATATTAAATCACAGGGGGCGCCAAGAAAGACTGAAATGTGTACCTTCCATGCCTCCTCAAGTTCAGGGGTCCATCTCTCTTTGAGAATGGGTTGGACAGCACAGATGAATTCTGCTCCTACATACTGGAAAGAAATCACACCAGAATAGGGATGTATACATGTATCCCCCCAAAAATGCAAACTCTAACTTTGCTTAAGATGCatcgtcagtgtgtgtgtcttacgCTGTAGTATTTGGGTGGGGCGTTGTAATGGTAATGGCTCATCCCTAGCTCCACAGCCAGAACATCTAGTCTCTCCAGCTGGTCCAATCTGGCCACACTTTTCTCAATGAAGGACATTACTCTGAGAGGAAACACAGGCCTGGATATTAGGACCCACAGGCACACCTTGATGACCTTGATGATCACCATCATTTGATCATACAGCGGGCACTTAATTTAGTCATAGTTTATCCTCTTTCAACAATTGTTCTCCGACATTAAACGCTGAAACTGAACATGGTTCCGTTGTTGCCCGTAGGCCTGTATTTTACGCCAAAGAGCATGTTATGGAGAGTTTATGCAGAAAAATAAATATGCACAAGAATAATAAATGGGTGTACTCCCTCTGGGGGCCGGTGAGGACTTTTTGCACTAATGCCTGTGCAAGTGATTTGAGGGGCACTTGGCCTTTTCCTGGGAGTATAAGCTCGGAAGGGCCGTGTGGAGATGTAGTGTACATATCCATGTCTGTCTCCTGTAATGCCACTGTAGCCTTCATACCTTTGATTAAGTGGAGTCCTCAGGCTTAATTAGGTTTATTGGCCTTTTGTGGGGAGAAAAACTAAGAGGCTCAGCATACCCCAGTGACACAACAGAATGGAGAAAACACACCATTGGGAGCTGCATGTGGAAGAtaagtgtgttcttcactggcAGCAGACCTGATAATAGCTAGCCAGATAATGATAATCTCATATAGGGACACAAACAGTGTTGACAGATCTTTGAAATAGGAAAATTATTCTCTACAGTATTAGTTTGCTTCAATGTAATCAGTGATGGTACATTGTGagatatatgtaaaaaaaaaatatataaaaataccaTTCCCTCTGTGGCACACCGGCTGTAGTGTATTGAACTTAAGAGTTGTACAGTGTTGTGGTGTGGCGACTGACCGTAGGCCATGTGACCTGAGCTCCCGGCTGGTTCGTAACATCTCAAGGTCCTCCACGTCTCGGAACAGGAAGAATACATCCTTGCATTCTGGATGGGTCTCAAATAACCTGTTACCAAGACAACAGACATGAGCCTACAAGAGCCAGCTTCATTAAGCCTGCCTTAACCAAACTGACGTATTCATGCCCACACACAAACATCCCTCCTCCAAATTCTCCCACTGACTACGTAATAGAGTTCAAGCAAGTAAATAAGGTCTTAAAAGTCATCCACTGTTTTTTTTATAATGTAAGTGTTGATATGGTCCTCTAGTTAAGCCATGCCTGTCTCTATCCTTGTCAATATCTTCTTTGTTTAAAGTCATCACATCTCATCCACACAGTGATTTTACGAAAATCTCTGAGATCTGATTGTTCGTTTgatttttctattttattttatgcATTTTGGGCCTGATTCAGACTTAGTAAATCGTTTCATTTTTTACgcgtgcagtcaaaaatgtgattttcctctgttttatatatatttccacactgaggttactatcaaattgtgaaaattatgataatgtctgtttagtgtaagagctgtttgaaatgaCCACCGGAAATTGTTGCCTGTTTTGATTGGCTGGAGTTTTggtctgcctggtgacatcaccatgcggtaaCTTATTTAATAGAGCAATAAGAAAGAAAGTTCCAAACTTCTCTGCTAATGACAGACAGTTTTCAGATTCCccttccccactcagaccactcccagaaagTCCTATAAAaagtcttgcttgagaaattaaatagaagtttttgtttatttttgaccatttttaattgaaaacaatcacagtaaggtacttaattgttacccagaaataattttatattgagataaaaatggcttcATTGGTCCTTTTAACAAGATATTTAACTAATGTTGCAATACTATCAGTGAGCATTTCCAGCAGAGGTGTCTACCTTAAATATAGTCACGAAATCAgtaaacacacaccctgctgtgaGTTCCATAAATGTATACATCACCATTTATGGAATATACCATTAAAGCTCCGTAGGATCTAAAGGAACCATACATGAATTACTTGGCTTTATAATGCTAATTATGTTCATAGTAATCAACCAATCATCTCCTCTTTTTTTGTGTTTTCCCTCATCCCTCTCGTCAGTCATTTTATGAAGTGAGgtataagagctttgcacatacactttgatttgcaccttttgctgcctctgtgtgtgagggagagaaccTTATTTACACTCAGAGTTGTATCTCAGTCCATTGCTACTGTCAGAAACACAAGGCCCTTGAAATAAATGAATAGGAGCAGAGAAGAGATGTGGGGTGATTTCAAAATAGGTCTCTCTGAATGGTGGCTATGTTCTTGCATTAAAAATGAATGTTTTTTAATGCATTTTGGCTGATAATAAAACGTGTACTATAAGTGATATGTCTCAGGGGACTTAATTTGACACATGAATGATAGGGAATTATGCCACAATTACTAGAACTGTTAAAGAACAACAGTGAATGACAAAGTATGAACAGGGAAGCAAAGTAATACATGCTGaagaaaaaataaacattttctgGACATATGCTGCACTGAATGCAGACCTGAATAAATTGTACAGTTCTGTGGCTAGGTGAAATGGATGTCAAGATAAGTGGATTTCGAGATGAGTCCTATTCCGGGCAAAGCTGTTAGAGGACATATTCTTTACTGTGAATGTCATTCTCACTTTATAGGCACAATGTAATTCATACCACACCTCACTGATGTGAGAGCACAGAGGAAATGACCCTGGTCTCGTTTTCTCCCACACACAGAAAACCACGGTTCAAGAGCTCGACACTTTGATCTACAGTGTATTCCCTGTACTTGAGGGGTTTGAAGTGGAAGTGGAATTCTAATTCCTGCTCTCTCATATGCAGTAGGTATTTCAAAGGCTCGCCTTTGATAGAAGAGTTTACATTTCCTCACATAGCATACACACAGCATGATCTGTACAGTCCATCAATTACATTTCCACTGTCAGCTTATAGGAAATACATTCCCTGGTGAGACACTCTTGGTCTAGTAGTACACAGAGCAGAGGAGGGCAACAAGGTGGAGTCTTCACAGTGCTGCCTTAATTGAATGTGCATGCTGTTAACCTGAGGACAGCCTTGCTGATAACCCGAGGTCAGCCTTTGTTTCTAGGGGCCTTAAAGTGACCTTAAACCAAGGAAGGCCCCAGTGGTCCCAGGCCAACACGCTAAGGTCAATCTCTTCAACTCTCTGGATCTCCTCCAGGCCAGACACATTGCCCTGATTGGGCTTGAAGCCATCTGCTGTGCTGTGCctggtggtctctctctctccatctctctccactaaCAGCCATAATGTCTGACTACATTAGCACCAAACTAGGAATGCATTGTGCACTCAAtattcatgttttttttctctgtctGCGAGCTATTACATTTCAAAGGCTGGCCATTGTGCTCGTTGCAATGTGTTTTCTTTGCTGTGAATGTctttgtttgtcagtagatgggAAGAAGACTGGTGCTGTATATTTGTTATGCAACATTGAGATGTAATGTTGGATGATGGGAGGGAGGCAACACCCTCCAACCCCTTCATGAAAGTCTCCAAGCCCCAAGGCAGAAGGATGTGGCAGAGGTTAAAGAATATGACTATGTACAGTTGCTTGCTTGTGAGCAGAGGTTAGGCACAATGTCACAGTCACATTCAATCATTGAGCCAAATAATGTCTCTCCCTAAAATGCCTTGAGAGCTTTTTGGCAGCACAAGGAGTGACATAATTTTATTAGGATGATGGGGCTTAATTCTCATACAATATAACAATTATAATGTGTTGATCCTACATTTTGATCCTACTGTTTCCACAAAGTCATATGTATGGCAGCTATAATTAACACACATAGACAAATAACTACTGTGTAATAACAGTTTGAGTAATGTGAAGTTAGGCATATTCTTTAATTTATAGTCATgtatgggcctgagggcacacagatAGTGTGTTGTGAATAATGAATGTATTTATTGTCATGTTTTTAATTtcgtataactgccttaattttgctggacacAATGTAGAGTAGCtgtaatggggatccatattaaatACAAATACGTCATGAATGATAATAAACGTAGCATTAGTCACTTACAGTATCATGCAGTCCCTACGGTCAAACTGTCTTTGTTCTTGCCAATTTATTCAATCATTTCTGGAATGTATTTATCTCTGTTATTTGAAGTTGAGAGCAATAGTGTTGAAGAGTTTTGC is from Oncorhynchus masou masou isolate Uvic2021 chromosome 32, UVic_Omas_1.1, whole genome shotgun sequence and encodes:
- the LOC135525930 gene encoding neuroglobin-like, which translates into the protein MGCAISGLAPKTLGETKTEEEVAHLNEKQIQMIKESWKVIQEDIAKVGIIMFVRLFETHPECKDVFFLFRDVEDLEMLRTSRELRSHGLRVMSFIEKSVARLDQLERLDVLAVELGMSHYHYNAPPKYYSYVGAEFICAVQPILKERWTPELEEAWKTLFLYLSRLMKQGYQEETSRHHHEAASCKERPEKRNTPR